A window of Eucalyptus grandis isolate ANBG69807.140 chromosome 4, ASM1654582v1, whole genome shotgun sequence genomic DNA:
TAATAGCAGCTcttactttttctttgttgAGGAGGCGAAACCACACAACGGCTCCATTGCCTCCAGGGCCCCGAGGCGTGCCATTCTTTGGGTACCTCCCATTCCTAGGGACTGATCTCCACCGGAAATTCGCTGAATTGGCCGAGACATACGGCCCCATCTACAAACTCCGGCTCGGAAGCAAATTATATATTGTGGTCAATTCTCCGTCGCTGGCCAAAGAAATTGTGCGGACCCAAGACATGACGTTTGCCAATCGGGACCCGAACATTGCCAGTGTCATTGGAACATACGGCGCAAGGGACATTGCCTTCTCAAGCCAGGGCCCTTATTGGAGGAATCTCCGCAAACTGTTTGTACGGCAGTTGATGAGCAACACAAGTCTGGACGCCTGTTACGGTTTGAGAAGGCAGGAGGTCAGGAAAGCTCTGAGTGATCTGTATAGAAAACCCGGGTGCCGGTAGATATTGGCGAATTGGCCCTTCTGATCTTGCTTAACATGGTGATGGCAATGCTGTGGGAGGAAACGCTTCAGGGAGAAAAGGGTGAAGCCATGGCCTCTGAGTTTCGAAAGGTGGTGGCCAAATATATGGTGCTCTTAGGTAGTGCGAATGTTTCGGACTTTTCCCGGCACTCGCTTGGCTTGACCTGCAAGGAGTGGAAAGGGAGATGAAAAGCGTGCATCAGTGGTTGGATGGTTTTATTCAGCCGATTATCGATTGGGCCaccaaagaaacaacaaatgaaCTATTCAAGCAGAAGGAAGGAGAACCTAAATGCAATGAACAGAAAAAGGACTTTTTGCATATTTTCCTGGATATGGAGATAAATCTTGAAGATGACCAGTCACCAGTGGACAAGAATGTAGCACTCAAAGCCATTCTTCTGGTAAGTTTATCAATCCAGGTTACTAATTCTTATGTGGACATGCACGGCTATTAAATGAGCTAATGCACTAGAAAGTGCAGTTAATCGTCTTTTGCAACTCTATTTTTGGAAACCTAATCTCTGCATCAGCATCCctctccccccccaaaaaaaacccTCCCTCAAAGAGACTTCATTTGTAGGCTCTCagcttcaatttttgaaattgagagCCTGTTTGgctctgcttttcttttctaggcCTTGATTTCCTATTTCTTCTCTCCCGATCTAATCTGAGAGGCTTTTTCTGCCTTGTTTGGGGTTTTCTTTTGCTCGTCGCGGTGAATAAATCTTCTTGCAAGTTAATTTTGTGAGGTCATCATCACCATTCCAACTAGTACAATGCCCGGGACGTGGTTCTATGACTTCTTTGAAATTAGGCAGAAGCTCTTCTCTCTCGATTTAAGTGTAGACCTAAAATTGGGAGCTTGTTTCTCTTGACCTAAATCTAGATCTAAGAGTTTCGTAGAGGtatttgatctaaaatttgTTGTTATCCCCGTATGGTGATAGCACGCTCTGCAAGCCACAGTTTTTGGAGGGTAAGATCTCTATATATGCCCATCACTAATAGGTTCGGTAATCGGCTGTTAATTGTTTTTCAATGCCGTGACAGATTTGGTCTTTTGGGATGAGAGAGTGCTTATAACTACAAACTGTACTATTCTGTTTTGTTTTGCAGCTCTTTTGGGATTTGCTTTACTTGGAAGGTTTTTATGTTCTATCATGTATGATTAtgacaaatgaatgaaattttattttgaccaaaaaaaaatctgttcttGGTAAATGCATTTCAAATCTTAGCGGCCATAATTGTGAGTAAATGTCTAGTGATTATTACTATAGTACGTACTCGTTTTGAAATCCATATTAGCTCTTGAATACCATAATTTTCAACAAGGGTCTTATATaatgatgaaataaatataGCAAGGTTGATAAATGCAAAGGTAATTTAATTATTGCGTGCCATGTATCATGTCAAGATTGAAATATCTTTCCATATCTCTTGTTTCGTATCTTATTGTCTAACTTAGGTTGCGTGCAACCTTGCCCTCTCCATAACTAAAAGCTCCATATTTTGACTAGAACGTCAATTCTTCTCTATTGTAGTGCTTCATTATGTATTTAGCTTTATCAGACATTATAGTAATTGACTCTCTCATGAAACTTGGAATGTGTGGAATAGGACATTGTAATCGCAGGAACCGATACGACTTCAACAATGGTCGAGTGGGtgatggcagagttgttgcagaACCGAAATGTGATGAATAAAGTAATCCACGAATTGACAGAAGTCGTGGGGGAGGATGCAATGGTCGAAGAGCATCACTTGCCCAAATTAAAGTACCTCAACGCGGTCATTAAGGAGGCATTTCGTTTGCACCCGGCGGTGCCCTTATTGTTGCCGCGGACCCCAAATGCTTCCTGTGTCGTCGGGGTTACCTGATACCAAAGGGCAGCAATATATTCTTAAACATGGGTTATATCCACAGGGACCCCAAGATTTGGGACAAACCATCGGAGTTTAGACCCGAGAGGTTCTTGGAAGATCCCAGCAAATATGATTTCTCGGGCAACAACTTTGCATACATGCCGTTCGGTTCTGGCCGGAGGATGTGTGCAGGGCTTGCGCTGGCAGAGAGGATGCTACCGTATGTTTTAGCCTCTCTTTTGCACTCATTCGAGTGGGAATTACCGCCAGGGTTTGAGCTGGATTTATTGGACAAGTTCGGCATTGTGGTCAAGAAAATGAACCCCTGGTTGCCATTCCAAGACCGAGATTGTCCGCTCCGGAGCTCTACATGTCGGGATAAATCTTTCATTAGTCTCAAGgcttttcatttcaattctaCGAAATAAACGTATCCTGCCAGTATCAATCATGGTTTAAGCGTCTACTCAATTGGACCTGggtttgaaaaaatttatgCTGCTTTTGTTTGTAATAGTAGAAAGAATTTCTATTATCTATTGGTTCCTCAGGTCAGTTAG
This region includes:
- the LOC120292453 gene encoding flavonoid 3'-monooxygenase CYP75B137-like, coding for MSSADSGGAWPWSWLAKAANDAIPRATATLLVIVIAALTFSLLRRRNHTTAPLPPGPRGVPFFGYLPFLGTDLHRKFAELAETYGPIYKLRLGSKLYIVVNSPSLAKEIVRTQDMTFANRDPNIASVIGTYGARDIAFSSQGPYWRNLRKLFVRQLMSNTSLDACYGLRRQEVRKALSDLYRKPGCR